The following nucleotide sequence is from Scleropages formosus chromosome 4, fSclFor1.1, whole genome shotgun sequence.
TACCACTTTCTAATAGCTGTCTCATAACTTATGCAATTCATGGGATTTATCATGCAAATCGacacttttgtttaaaaaaacgctccattaaaattaccctgcagctgtataaatgggaaaatcattgtaagtcactttggagaaaagcatcagccagaTTAGGAAATGCGTTCATGTATTTAACCAATGTCTTTCTCAATGCACTTCTCTTATAGTGTTAccctgacccatttatacagtacggtaatttttactgcatcacttcagggtaagtaccttgatctacaGGCGGGAAGTGAGGTTTGCACCTGGGTACTCGGAGTGCGGGGTGCCAACTgcaaccattacgccacctgctgttcccccATCAAAAAAAATCAACCCACTGATTTCATCACAATTTTGGCATAATGTAGACTATTTATATCTGTAATGGTTGTGACGTATATAAACAGCAGATTCTCATAGTTTAAATGACAGAATAACAAACAATGAAGACTCTGGGAAGTGAGGTGGAATACAGGGATAAAATGGCACAAAAGTATGACAAAAATCAGCACATCGCACGTGAGGTTACACCCGAGATCACTCTGGGAAGAGTGGCAAACGCGGCGAAGACTGACATGCGGACATCAGCAAGCCGGCCACCCACGAAACACACGAATCACGTGATACGCCTGTCACCCAATCGGCGTCCAGTCATTACACCTGTTCTGCGGCGGAGCGCCGAGTAGACCCAGATCACGTGGTATCTCCGTCTCGCCCAATCAGCATCCGGAGAACCGGCCTCCACTTCCGCTCAGCCTAGCGGACACCCGCGTCACATGGTGTTGCTGTCTCGCCGAACCAGGAAGTGCTTCTCTTTCGCAGGCGCTTCAGCTCCAGAGCAGAGTGCAACGCCGAACGCAATGCGAATGGTTTTGACAAACTGTGCTGCACGTGTCTTTTTCCGTCGCTCTGCTCAGCTGGTTACTGTACCGGGCGACAGGGACTTCTGCGCGTGCACTTCAGATGTCTCCGCGAGCTGTGCTAGCTTAGCTAGTTAGCTACCGCTAACACTTGGGTGAAGTTTCCACCATTCAGAGCAGCTCGGTGCGTCAAGTCACCTTGTGTCTCCACTAATTTCTTACTGTCTCGTCACACTTTCTTACGCTTTTACGGGTTGCGTGCGTAATGACCGTCTTACTTTAAAAATCTCAGGAATTCGTGGCGCAAGATTTCACTTCAGAGCGTGTTGTCTTAGTAGAGGAGGAGGGTAGCTGCTCTCTGCTTGGCTCATTCATCACTCGTCTTTAATAATTTCCTCTCTTGGTGTAAAATCATCtgtgttaattattattaattataagcGATGCATAACGTGGGTATTTCTCGGAATTTTATTAAAACTCAGTCTAAGCAAACATAATCATAAATCATGAGAGCGAGTTGTACAGTAGCAGTGATGATTTCTGGACATGATTAACTTCAAGTAGTAAtaattcatttgtttgtgtCTGAAACTGAGGTGTTTTTCAGGACTTAGGAGACATTTGGAAGGAGACGCGAGGGCTGAATGAATCAAACTCTCACACCTGCTCTGTTCTCTGTAGCCCCCTTTATTAAAGGTTTTACATGGATTGgctatgtaaaaataaaaaagaaaataaaatgttggccTGTCAAAGCGCAGGGACTCAGGGAATTGCTGAGATGCTGAACTGCTCCAGTCCCCTTGGTGTTCGGCGCTTGTCTCTCACCCACGTCgccttacatttatatttattcatttagcgcaAAGCGAAAAatatctcagaaaatacaatttgttcattacattaggagaaatggacatagttgcagacgtgtgattcttaagtaaacctagtttgtttctttgcacttgatgcactgatgttcatcacgcaagtaggtgcacaaaattcAGGATAGACTAaacctgatcaccttcctacaattttttttttttttttttttttaaaggtacacaaacaaacacgtacaatgccggagtagcggctgtgtaaaggcttatctggggacgatcataaagttacggtgcatgaacatttacaccatacgtgagctggagagatcttgggcgaggTGAGTCCGGAAacagtgagttttcagacccccCTTGAATgtagaaagagattcagcagttctgagtaagaggggaaggtcgttccaccacaacggagccagaaccgagaacctccgcgctttacctttcatgcgcgggaccaccaagcgaacagaagtagacgagcaaagcgGTCTGGTTTGGGTGTAGCGGTTTTTCATTTGCCTCCTCTTGAGCTGCATGTTCTCTACACCTGGTCCATCTGTTATCCGCAACTCATCCACTACGTCTCTCCCTGCTTTCTACACCTCCAGGCCCCCACTGCTGCTTTGATGTCTTCTTCCCTGTGAGAGGCAGCAAGGCCATGATGCCTCACAAATCAACCCGCGGTCATGGAGACGATAACGCGAGAGGCCAAGGTGCGGCCGTCATCTCCCTTCCTCAAAGCTTCGAGCGACTCCGCGTCCTTGCAGCGAGACCAGGCACCGGATCGGAAAGCGATGGGCTTTGTTCTGGTGCATGCAGGTTTGTGTTTCACAATCTCATTTTGGCCCCTTTCTCAGTGGTGCCGTGTGTGTCGCAAAGCAGGGACAGCTGcttagcatagtggttagagctgctgtctttggatccataggttgctggtttgattcctgcctccagctgtagtactcgtgagcaaggttcttaccctaaatcgctccattaaaattacccagctgtgtaaatctgtaaataactggaagtagcatcacactgtaagtcactttggagaaaagtgtcacataaatggaTAAGGTAAATGTACAAGCTGCATTGCACCTACAGCAGGTGGTTGAGTGGTTTGTTAAGCTGTAACAACAGCATACAGATCACAGCTATGAGTACATCTTTGTGCAGGATTAGACACTTGGACTGAATGTATGTCCATCCACTACATGTTCAACACTCGTGTTGTTTGTCACTCAATCTTAAATCGGCAAATGCTTTTCTACATGATTACTTGTAATGTTAGAGAAGcgactttacaatgatttggtcatttatacagcagtctCAGTTCAGGTATAGTTCCTTGATAAAGGATACTACATttggggtgggatttgaacctgtgaccttcggatTAGAAGACACCAGCCCTTATCGCTACATCTGCTGCAACGTGGCTGATTGATTGCATTGTCATTTCTGTTTCCTCAATCTGAATTGTTCCGTGGGATATAGGTAGCACTTAACTAGTCTTTTGgcattttcacttttgaaaCAGTGAACTGTAGAAAATAATCGAAATTTTGAACCAAATTTATACTATTAATTCTTTTGATATCTCCTTCAAAATTGATTATCcttgtttttcttgttgtttcaGGAGCTGGTTACCATTCAGAGTCCAAAGCCAAGGAATATAAACATGTGTGCAAGAAGGCCTGCCAGAGGGTGAGTGTTTACCTTGGTTGACCTTTGATGTGCGTTTAGGAGCAGGTTAAAAAAACTTCAGCTCAGCTATGGCATAACTGGACTGACGGAGGGTCCGGTATAGAATAGCCCCCAGGCAGGGGGAGGCGCCGTCACTCCAGTATCCTGCTTTACTGCAGCGAGGGATAAATCACAAACAGTGAATGTAATCTGCGTTGATAGCAGCGTCACACTACAGGCGAACTGTCTGGAGCCAGCATGCTTGAGGCTCGTCAGGCTTCGTCTAGAAATTTATaacctgctgcttcttcttcgGTTTGTACAACAAAAAACTCTGTTTTTGGTGTAAAATGATTGTTCGCAGATTTCTGCGCAAGCATGCACCCTTAAATACGACtttagaataaatgtattcagtcTAGGCATCCGGTTACAGAGTGTGCAGTCGAAGTGATGATTCTGATGAAAGACTGCCATTGTGGGCCTCTCATTTTTCTCAATCCGTCCCACAGGCTGTGGAGAAGCTTAACGCCGGTGCTCTGGCCGTGGAAGCCGTTACTGCTGCTCTGGTGGAGCTGGAGGTATGTGTGTTGGGGTCTGTGTCCCCAACtcatgtgtgggtgtgtgtttttgtcttttaaaaaagacGGTCATAATTACGAATACTAGATTCCCCCACTGGACTGTGTACAACACACTGGCGTTCTGTGGAGTTCTGCAACATCTGTAACCTCTTGTTAGAATGTGTGACTGTAGGCCGATTGTCATTTTAATGGCCTGAGATTGCAGACGACGCACAGACGACGTGTTTTCAGGCATGAGCAGAGATCCTCAGGGAAGAGGTCTGTAGATCGTAAATCACGACCTCCAGCTGTGCACTAGCTCTTGCCAAAGGCATTGCACAGTTCATGCACAGTTTTGTAATAATGGCGCCAGGGAGTATTTGTAAAATAACAGGTCAGGGGCAGGGCCCTGTACAGTGCCAGTGAAAAGTGCAAGTACACCTGGGTACTCGGTCAACGCTTCTGTGtgggaggaactggacagaagagcaaagGCAAAGATcactgggaactgctgcagaagagctgagaagaTGTGTTGGGTGATCTGCTGCTCAAAGTCTTTACCTGAatgttttgtgaaaacaaactAATGTTCAGCAACTTCTGACTGATACTGTATGTCAGCAATGTCAGCCATGTGGCCACTGCTCAGTGTCTCACTGTGGTACAGCAAAGTGTGGTTTATATCCCATGTGAACGGTGGTAGTGGTGGTGGGCCGCACGTTATAGCCTGTTAAAAATTTCAAGACATGGTTTCACTTGCACAGGACTCTCCGTTCACCAACGCGGGGACAGGATCCAACCTGAACCTGTCAGGGGAGATCGAGTGTGACGCCAGCATTATGGACGGAAGGTCTTTGCACTACGGGGCCGTCGGCGCCTTGAGCGGTAGGTGTTCAAATTGGAATCTATGTTCTTGAGTATCTGCGCTGTTAGAAAGCCgtactattattatcattattgatatacattacatatacattGTCATCTGACACCTACAATGTAGagtttttacactaagctgctAAGTGACTTATAGTAAAAATTGTCCTACCTAAATGGGTACCATTTCAGGGTATCTTGATCAactttactgcagcaggaggtgagattgaaATCCAGCTCCTCTGAGCGTAAGgcagccactctaaccactatgccacctgctggctcgaGATAAAATGTACTTTATCTTTGGAAAGACTTGCATTAAGAAGTGTTCtgagtttcacatttttacacccGTCCGGGTTGTGCGCTGATCCTGTGAACCCATGGGGTGGAAGCAGTTTGCGCATGACCTCAGCCAGCCGTACTATAACTGGAACGGGTGAGAGCGGCTGTGTGCTCCGCAGCGAGAGCTGATAAGAGTGTAGCCTGTTTTCGTTTCCCTCTGCGCCGTAACCGTTCGCCATAAAATTGTTACATGACAAAGGAATGCTTCTTGGCTCATGTTTCCAACGTGCGCTTTTCCACCATGCATTTCTCATAAGCGTTTCACTGGAAGCTACGCAGGGCAGGAGACGGCCAAATTCTTTGCGCGCAGGCGCGTTTGTGTCCGTGTCTGTCGTCCCGTGTCCGTGAATACACACAGGCTCACAGTTTACGGCCGAAAGCCAGTTTCAATTTAagagacatttttaatattattatcgTTACTAttattttctaatgttttttttcctccaaggtgatttacaatgttgggtttctacacaaagctactttcagcaattcacctgtttatacagcagggaaggTTTTACTGTACACGAttaattcggggtaagtaccttgatcaaggctattatagcaggaggtggcCTTCAGACCCGTGTCCCTTGCATGGAATGTGACgcctctaaccaccacaccaccccttTAAAAGTGACACCTGTCTGCTGGTCATCATCGCACCTCCAGTGGGGTTCGCTGAGGATCGAGGCAAGGGTGTCTCCTGGGGGTGGCGCTCTCTGGCCCCCTTGGCTTCACCTGTTTGCGTGACTGAGCACATCTGAGGCTTAGTGAGAAAAACGGAGGAGGCCGAAGTGCAACGTTCTGTGAATTGACGCGAGCATGGAGCTCCGTCTGAGGACGGGCCGTCGGTATAGCTGACTCTGTTCGTGGTTTTCACATAAGGTCTGTGACCGTGCAGTCTGCACCGGGGGCAGCTATATTTTTATTCACCCTTCAGAGATGGGGAATGAACATGTGACCAagttccctgtgccccctcCCTGTACAAGCCCCTCTGCAAACCGAGGGCCTCAATGCACCAATCAGTTGTGTGGTTCAACACAAGGCCACTTCGCACTCATTAGTTGACTGTGTCgccttgtttgttttcctgtcctCCGTGTATATGagtgtctgtgagtgtgtgtctgttttcgTTTGGGGTTCTCACTACTTTCTTTCCTCTCTCTGCTTCTTTAGGCATTAAGAACCCCGTGCTGGTGGCCAACAGACTGCTAAGCGAAGCCCAGAAAGGGAAGCTATCAGCAGGCCGGGTTCCTCCATGGTGGGTCGTGCGATCAGCGCCCCGGTCCTACGAGTCCCTCGTTTCTCCTGAACCCATAGCAGCATTAACCACACATCCCCTCTCGTCCTTCTCGCTCGCACCACAACCGTTTGTTCCGTTCGCTCCTTTCTGAAACACACCGGGGGCCTCGCCGTAACTCGGCTCCCCGCAGACGCAAAGCGAGGTTTCCCAGCCCGTTTCGCCCATCTCCTCTCCCTTCACAAGCACTTTGAGCTAAATGGAGGAGAAGAGCAGCGTTTCTATTGATTTATTTCATCTTGGCAGTGCTCTCCAGTAACAGCGACCTACACGTGTTCTGCATTTGAACAGAAGttctcttcagctgcagcgTCTTCACCCTTTATTCGATGGCACTGAAACTTGTACTCCGCAGGTCTAGTGTTGGTCGCCACTGGAGCGTTgaggtaaatgtaatgttatccTCGGCATCCTCACCCTCACTAAACACGCTCTGTTGGTTCCTCTGTCCCAGCTTCCTAGTGGGGAGAGGAGCGTACCACTGGGCAGTGGACCATGGGATTCCTCCTTGTCCTTCCGACCAAATGGCCACAAGTGAGTATTGTGCGCAGCCGGGTCTCCGGAACCCACCGCTTCCCCGTGTCTTCTCTTGCCGCAATAATACAcgctttgtaaaaaaaaaaaaaaaaacaaaaggtacTGTTGGCATCCAGATCCCCGATGATGGCAGACGTGCAGTTTTTCTCTTGCAGTCTGAAATTGCAATAATACAACACAGCAGAGCTTGCTTTTTAACAGCGTTTATTCTATTTATAGTTTGTGTTTGCATGCGAGCCGCTGGCTGACGTGTCACACAGTCTGGACGCGTTCCCATCATTTGTGCACCTCCATTTTCTActgtttaatttgtgttttatgtatttcaACGAATTTGGTTTGAGCGATTAaatgtacaacagcaggagcctgAAATCGCAGACCAGCTTTGGTCGTTGAATCgctttaaattgctttttgttCGCTTTTACTTTACAgaacagtgtttgttttcttggttTGGCTCTGCTGTGCTTGAACAGATTCCCTGCATCCttcagagttgctgaatccctcccaaaattcaagaagggtctccaTCCCATCACTTTCAGAGTAATTTCTTTCTGATCTCATGGCCAGCACACAAATGAGTCCATGTGCTGTGACTggtggttcattttttttcaaagctgcaTTTGTTGATTGTGTTTCagcaaacaaattaactttCCTTGTGAAATATGTTGTTTTGAGCTGCCTTTGCTGTGGAGTTGAGTTAATATGTAGAAAGGTAACAGGAGGAGTCCATTGCCCATGTTGGGTTGAGCGTTCAGTGCTTTTTCTAATCCCATGAAATGTTCTTGAAAGTGTCTGTAAATGTTTCAGAAGCACTGaagttattttttcctctgacAATGTCCATTCCCTCCCCCGGGACAGGGAAGCTGCTCTGtgttcctttattttatttttattttttacaagttCTGGTCGAATTCCATTTATTGTCTTTGAAAGCTTTAATTGTGCTTGTTTTGATTCCACATTCCCTGAGATTTTTAATGCAAGTATAGCTGACGTTTATATGAGCCGTAAGGACTCTTGCTTTCGTCGTAGCCTTTCGCCCACTGCCAGAAATCACAGATGGCTCTGCGGCCAAAACCGCATCTTTGCACTTTTTGTTTGCTGCTAACAAACTGTTCATTAGCCAGTGAGCTTTGTTGTGGACCCGCTCGGAGCTGAAAGGGGGCGGTCCTTTTGCCGCAACGTGCCCTCGGAGATGCCGTTGACCGCAGTTCCAATCGCTCCGTACTTTGGAGCCCGGTCTGCCACCTTCTACAACTCGTGTCATAACGTGAACATTGGTGATGGAAGACGAGTAACTGGTTTCCTTCTGCTCCATATCAAGTGTTTGCTGTttacctgctgttccactgttGCCCCCTAGTGGACTGGAGTGAAACGTCCCAAGAGCTCTTATCTTTGTTGATAAGCTTTTCTTCACATTatatgaaagaaaaggaagattttaaaattaacttgGCTCAGATCGTTTGAGAGAACTGAATAGCTTCAGTAAATTTGGAGTCAGTAGGTCCTATGAGTATAGCTGCTGTGTTGCATTCAGTGGACGCAGGTtagaatcctgctcctgctgtagcacccttgagcaagttacctGTACTgttaactgatacagtaagaattaccctgctgtgtaaatgggtataGCGCTAAATAGCTTAGTGAAGGTTTTCACTTCTGGTTCCAATGGtgtagaatgacctccccctcttattcagaactgctgaatttctccacgttcaggaagggtctcaaatctctttcagactcacttctcccttgATCTCCCGTGTGCTTGATAAACACGTACTGTTATCtgtctaaataaaaaaaaaaaaagaaaactctgcATGCAGCAGGTTCGTGTAacgtatactggtttataccgtggtatgtgacaaattgactactccaatcacatgtctgcatccaaatttctcTTCCTGTCGGTATTGTTTTtggagatgtacattgctttggagaaaagtgaattatgctaaaggaataaaagtACGTGCAGGGTACAAACAAACAGCGCAAGTTGCCTTGAAGAAGCACGAGATGTTTCATGAGATCCTTTTCTTTGCAGCATATCATGGGTAATGATTATGCTTTATAGTACTTAGAAATAAccacacaaacatacactggGATTGGCATTTCGGCTCTCCTCCACGTAGCTGCAGCTGCTTCGGTGGACATAATGGTAGAAAGTGGCTGTGGTGGAAGTAATCCTGCAAAGCAGGAGTGATTTGACTGGAGCAGTGAGCGGTTTTTAGCTGTGTTTCGGTGCATCTCATGCAGAGTGCAGCCTGTCGGCGTACAAGAGGAACAAGCGGAAGATCGAGCTGGCGGAGAAGGTGGAGTGCAGTGCCGGTGCGCAGGTGAAGAGGAGCAGACAATCCAGTGGAAAGGTGAGTAAGAGGGATTCGCCTGCCGCTTAATCGCAAATGACTCGCATGGTCACGGATAGCTGCTGTCCACGTTTCAGAAGGCTTTGTTTCAagttgcccccccccaaaaaaaaaatagtctttCCAAGGCGTCCTTCCTCTTTTAATTAGCCTCAGCCATAATGAAGAGCAGACATTTGTCCTTTTGCTGCTGCGCGGATCCGCAGATGAAAGGCCGGCGTCTGCAAGGACCTCTCATTGACACAGCAGCTGCCCGCAGGAAATGAAACCTGGAGTTACGGGGGTGTAGAGCCCTTAATTTCTACGTAATTACAGCAAACTTCAATTACTCGTAATTGCAGAAAGAAACAACACAGATTAAATGGCTCTGTAGACGAGAGGACCGAGGCTGCGGTTCGCTCCTGTTTTGATTGGCTTAGTCTGGggcagaggagggagggagaacaAATTGCGGCACTGCGGGATCCTTCGGGCTTCGCGGTGCAGCCGGGCTTCCCGAGCCTCGAGGCGCGGTCATCCCACCTTATGACCCCCCGCGGCTGATCACAGGCATAGCCGCCGTAGTACGAAGACCGCGTCCCTCTGCAGTGTCGAGCTGTGGCGTCGTCAGCCAGCGAGGACGTGAAGTGGCTGAGAGGGGAAGGGTTCACCGGTCAAGGAGACGACGATGATACGTGAACGGGGTGAACGTGACGCGGACCTGTGTGTTCAGACACTCCACTGAAACCACAGTCTAGCTCGGACTAAACAGAAGTGAATCCCCAGCAGACTGAGCTTAAGATCCAGATGCTGGACAAGCAAAGCACACCacaatgttgctggttcacatccctccagtaccTGTCTATAGGTAATGCATTCAGGTAGCAAATACACAGATCATCACAGCACATCAtaggactcatttatggagcagtCAGGAGAGagttggctctgaaagagatgggtttgagccTGGAATGCTggtagggattcagcagctctgaaggggACAGGtagtttattttgttatttcagggccaaatctgaacatttttttccagggatttaaaaaaacttaagttGATTCAAAGACCAAAACTAGAGAAGGACTCAACAGTTccgaggaacagagggagctcatttgtCAAAGGAAAAACTTAAGCGTATGCACTAACGTCAAGCATACCTTTGTGAGCTTTTAACAGAATACCGGTCCGTTATTTAGGATACCATTTTGTCCATAGATTAGCTTTTATTAAAAGCTTTATTACGCTTCGCCACAAAGCAACGAGAAGTTTCTGGAAAGTGGAGTGATTGTTTTTTTAACAAGCGGCTCGTGTTTATACGGGCGTGGTTTGTGTCGGGTCTGTCCACATGTGCGGCGCTTTACAGCCCACAGTTAATTCCCTCTTTGTGACACTCCATAGTGTTGATCTTTGTTCTCCAGCCGTTGCtgcttttgtcacattttttggaGTGACTCAGATGGGATTGGAAATGCAAGCAGtttcatgcaaacacacacacacgttgtgaTCTGAACCTGCTCCAGTTCCATTTTTGAAGTACGCAGCGCACACGTTCATCTCGGCCTCGTGCTTCAGTCACACACAACCCCCCCATCTTGAAATTATTCTCTGGATTCTTCACCGTATCACTGGTAGTCATGTTACACCCAGGGGCCGGGGTGCAGAGAACGAGAGGTAAATTCAGCCTTCAAAGGGTGCGTTCATGGagcccctggggggggggatgtggggCCAGTCGGGGTGCGATCCCGGGGTCGAGGCACCGAGGCGGCCGTATCCCACACGTTGGCTGCGTTTGTCTTCGTCCCACTAATCTGTGTGGTCTGGCCACACGAAATGGAACGTCGCAGGCAAACGTTTTTAATAAATTGACCGGAGTCCCGCACGGGTTATTAAGCATAAATCTCAGAGATTAAATCATAATAGAAGCCTGGGGAAAGTTCAACTCGTACTGTTATTCAAGTGGAAAGGCAAACATTTGGCTTCTCAAGCCGCGTCTGTCCTCCACATTGCGCTGCTCTCACCGAAACAGCTGAAAGGTACTTATGCAGAAAGG
It contains:
- the tasp1 gene encoding threonine aspartase 1 isoform X1 — encoded protein: METITREAKVRPSSPFLKASSDSASLQRDQAPDRKAMGFVLVHAGAGYHSESKAKEYKHVCKKACQRAVEKLNAGALAVEAVTAALVELEDSPFTNAGTGSNLNLSGEIECDASIMDGRSLHYGAVGALSGIKNPVLVANRLLSEAQKGKLSAGRVPPCFLVGRGAYHWAVDHGIPPCPSDQMATKCSLSAYKRNKRKIELAEKVECSAGAQVKRSRQSSGKVPQQNGSGSLDTVGAVVVDWEGNVAAAVSSGGLAMKHPGRVGQAAHYGCGCWAENAWKLNPYSIAVSTSGCGEHLMRTMLARECSASAQSEDAHQALLDTMQNKFISSPFLASEDCILGGVIVLRCCRCADSEPSADLRALLVEFLWSHTTESMCVGYMSAQDCKAKTHISRLPPGAIAGQSLAIEGGVCRLGSPVD
- the tasp1 gene encoding threonine aspartase 1 isoform X2, with the protein product METITREAKVRPSSPFLKASSDSASLQRDQAPDRKAMGFVLVHAGAGYHSESKAKEYKHVCKKACQRAVEKLNAGALAVEAVTAALVELEDSPFTNAGTGSNLNLSGEIECDASIMDGRSLHYGAVGALSGIKNPVLVANRLLSEAQKGKLSAGRVPPCFLVGRGAYHWAVDHGIPPCPSDQMATKCSLSAYKRNKRKIELAEKVECSAGAQVKRSRQSSGKQNGSGSLDTVGAVVVDWEGNVAAAVSSGGLAMKHPGRVGQAAHYGCGCWAENAWKLNPYSIAVSTSGCGEHLMRTMLARECSASAQSEDAHQALLDTMQNKFISSPFLASEDCILGGVIVLRCCRCADSEPSADLRALLVEFLWSHTTESMCVGYMSAQDCKAKTHISRLPPGAIAGQSLAIEGGVCRLGSPVD
- the tasp1 gene encoding threonine aspartase 1 isoform X4 → METITREAKVRPSSPFLKASSDSASLQRDQAPDRKAMGFVLVHAGAGYHSESKAKEYKHVCKKACQRAVEKLNAGALAVEAVTAALVELEDSPFTNAGTGSNLNLSGEIECDASIMDGRSLHYGAVGALSGIKNPVLVANRLLSEAQKGKLSAGRVPPCFLVGRGAYHWAVDHGIPPCPSDQMATKCSLSAYKRNKRKIELAEKVECSAGAQVKRSRQSSGKVPQQNGSGSLDTVGAVVVDWEGNVAAAVSSGGLAMKHPGRVGQAAHYGCGCWAENAWKLNPYSIAEGQTRPVRFPQPAELDSAQSVLRGASDAHHAGQGVFGICAVRGRPPSLAGYYAKQVH
- the tasp1 gene encoding threonine aspartase 1 isoform X3, producing METITREAKVRPSSPFLKASSDSASLQRDQAPDRKAMGFVLVHAGAGYHSESKAKEYKHVCKKACQRAVEKLNAGALAVEAVTAALVELEDSPFTNAGTGSNLNLSGEIECDASIMDGRSLHYGAVGALSGIKNPVLVANRLLSEAQKGKLSAGRVPPCFLVGRGAYHWAVDHGIPPCPSDQMATKCSLSAYKRNKRKIELAEKVECSAGAQVKRSRQSSGKVPQQNGSGSLDTVGAVVVDWEGNVAAAVSSGGLAMKHPGRVGQAAHYGCGCWAENAWKLNPYSIAEGQTRPVRFPQPAELDSAQSVYVYLTHTHSLCRVPVYSQCTHYPPAVKVPPVSCFPNAMFSSL